The following coding sequences lie in one Sorex araneus isolate mSorAra2 chromosome 4, mSorAra2.pri, whole genome shotgun sequence genomic window:
- the FBXO5 gene encoding F-box only protein 5, translating to MSRYPCSSRLPTCACRRHSHCALTASAARRPSENSKEESSPLSVTMKCGFNCKHVHSGLKLVKDDGGKLVSCSPSLEGSNKECIKDCKRLSDVVSPVVRNPRTAESETENKFLYNKENEHVQQIFNSSNIVELETSGPYEDSGYSSFSQQSDLSEHDECSLPLEENFTGSPQSSLLYTQSPDQYPNKNLLPALHFAKVVCSTLKKNAKRNSKMDREKMKELISCGNNRLQNIIGRKMGLDYVDILSELFRRGLRHLLKYILTQLNDMDLISVSKVSTTWKKILEDDKGALQLYNKAVQRVAEKKIKFSSQAFTREYTVIRAVLASVQKSAVQIPQKDTGTKLSNSVGQKSSTYNRHNEFSEVAKTLKKNESLKACVRCHAPAKYDCYLQRATCKREGCGFDYCTRCLCDYHTSKDCSNSKPLKASYKMGPLPGTKISKKNLRRL from the exons ATGAGCCGCTACCCCTGCTCCTCACGGCTTCCCACCTGCGCCTGCCGCCGCCACAGCCACTGCGCCCTGACAGCCTCCGCGGCCCGCCGGCCCTCAGAGA atAGTAAAGAAGAAAGTTCCCCTCTTTCAGTCACCATGAAGTGTGGTTTTAACTGTAAACATGTTCATTCTGGACTTAAACTGGTAAAAGATGACGGTGGGAAACTGGTTTCCTGCAGTCCTTCATTGGAAGGTTCCAACAAAGAATGCATTAAAGACTGCAAAAGGTTATCCGATGTTGTATCACCAGTTGTAAGGAACCCCAGGACTGCAGAATctgaaactgaaaacaaattccTATATAACAAGGAAAATGAACATGTGCAACAAATATTTAATAGTTCAAATATAGTGGAACTGGAAACTAGTGGACCCTATGAAGACAGTGGCTATTCTTCATTTTCCCAGCAAAGTGACCTCAGTGAACATGATGAATGTAGCTTGCCCCTGGAGGAAAATTTCACTGGAAGTCCACAGTCTTCTCTGCTATATACCCAAAGCCCTGACCAATATCCCAACAAGAATTTGCTGCCAGCTCTTCATTTTGCAAAAGTAGTTTGTTCAACATTAAAGAAGAATGCCAAAAGAAATTCCAAAATGGACCGAGAGAAGATGAAGGAACTCATATCCTGTGGAAATAATAGACTACAGAATATAATTGGTCGGAAAATGGGCCTAGACTATGTAGATATTCTCAGTGAACTCTTCCGCAGGGGACTCCGACatctcttaaaatatattttaacccAGCTCAATGATATGGACTTAATCAG TGTATCTAAAGTTAGCACAACTTGGAAGAAGATTCTAGAAGATGATAAGGGAGCGTTGCAGTTATACAATAAAGCAGTACAAAGAGTTGCT gaaAAGAAGATTAAATTTTCGTCACAAGCCTTCACAAGAGAGTATACTGTGATCCGAGCTGTGTTAGCTTCTGTTCAAAAATCAGCTGTCCAGATTCCACAAAAAGATACTGGAACCAAGTTATCCAATTCAGTTGGTCAGAAAAGTTCTACTTACAATCGACACAATGAATTCTCCGAG GTTGCCAAGActttgaaaaagaatgaaagcctTAAAGCCTGTGTTCGCTGTCATGCACCTGCAAAATATGATTGCTATTTACAACGGGCAACCTGCAAGCGAGAAGGCTGTGGATTTGATTATTGTACAAGGTGTTTGTGTGATTATCATACCTCCAAAGACTGTTCAAATAGCAAACCTCTAAAAGCCAGTTACAAAATGGGTCCTCTGCCTGGTACTAAAATAAGCAAGAAGAATTTAAGACGATTGTGA
- the MTRF1L gene encoding peptide chain release factor 1-like, mitochondrial isoform X3 — MLFTAEMFDMYQQYAAFKRWHFETLEYFPSEIGGVRHASASIGGSEAYKLMKFEGGVHRVQRVPKTEKQGRIHTSTMTVAILPQPTEINLVINPKDLRIDTKRASGAGGQHVNTTDSAVRIVHLPTGIVSECQQERSQLKNRELAMKKLRAKLYNMQLEEETSKRYNARKIQIGTKGRSEKIRTYNFPQNRITDHRINKSFHDLETFMQGEHLLDELVQSLKEYADYESLVDIISKKV; from the exons ATGCTGTTCACTGCGGAGATGTTTGATATGTACCAGCAGTATGCTGCGTTTAAAAGGTGGCACTTTGAAACCCTGGAGTATTTTCCAAGTGAAATAG GAGGTGTCAGGCATGCGTCTGCCAGCATCGGGGGCTCAGAGGCCTATAAGCTGATGAAATTTGAAGGAGGGGTCCACAGAGTGCAGAGAGTGCCAAAGACGGAGAAGCAGGgccgcatccacaccagcaccatGACGGTCGCCATACTGCCCCAGCCTACAGAG ATTAACCTGGTGATCAATCCTAAAGACTTGAGAATTGATACCAAGCGAGCCAGTGGCGCTGGGGGCCAGCATGTGAACACCACAGACAGCGCAGTCCGCATCGTCCACCTTCCCACAG GTATTGTGTCCGAATGTCAACAAGAGAGATCTCAACTGAAAAATAGAGAGCTGGCCATGAAAAAGTTACGCGCAAAACTATACAACATGCAGCTAGAAGAAGAAACCAGCAAAAGATATAATGCGAGGAAGATCCAG ATTGGCACTAAAGGAAGGTCAGAAAAAATAAGAACGTACAATTTTCCACAGAACCGAATCACAGATCACAGAATAAACAAGTCTTTTCATGATCTTGAAACTTTCATGCAAGGAGAACATCTGCTGGATGAACTTGTACAGTCACTGAAGGAGTATGCCGATTATGAGTCTTTAGTGGACATTATTTCCAAAAAGGTGTGA